The following are encoded in a window of Rhizobium sp. 11515TR genomic DNA:
- a CDS encoding OB-fold-containig protein: MHLFLASECAPFAIAAMILIGLTAIEILSMLLGFSLSELIGKPHFEGHDGVLAGLLSWINIGGVPLLILIMLALGIFAVTGFAIQTVADVIWAPLPAIAAAVPALAVTIPLVRGSTRMIARIVPRDETYVVEADDFVGRIGTVSIGPLDQGLPGRVSVKDAHGNWHQLRASAAKGESPLPIGAQVLLVDRKADIFIAVSAPSDLVRSDDKSSTEQPS, encoded by the coding sequence ATGCACCTGTTTCTCGCATCCGAATGTGCGCCCTTTGCCATCGCGGCAATGATCCTGATCGGACTGACGGCAATCGAAATCCTGTCGATGCTGCTTGGCTTCTCGCTAAGTGAACTCATCGGCAAGCCGCATTTCGAAGGTCACGATGGTGTGCTCGCCGGCCTGCTCTCCTGGATCAATATCGGCGGCGTGCCGCTGCTGATCCTGATCATGCTGGCCCTCGGCATCTTCGCCGTGACGGGTTTTGCCATCCAGACCGTGGCCGACGTGATCTGGGCGCCGCTGCCGGCAATCGCTGCCGCAGTGCCGGCCCTCGCCGTCACGATCCCTCTCGTCCGTGGCTCGACGCGAATGATCGCCAGGATCGTGCCGCGCGACGAGACCTATGTCGTCGAGGCCGATGACTTCGTCGGCCGTATCGGCACAGTTTCCATCGGTCCTCTGGATCAGGGTCTGCCCGGCCGCGTCAGCGTCAAAGATGCGCATGGCAACTGGCATCAGTTGCGCGCCAGCGCCGCCAAGGGTGAAAGCCCCTTGCCGATCGGCGCCCAAGTTCTGCTTGTCGACCGCAAGGCCGACATCTTCATCGCAGTTTCCGCCCCCTCGGACCTTGTGAGGTCCGATGACAAATCCTCTACGGAGCAACCTTCATGA